In Magnetospirillum sp. XM-1, a single window of DNA contains:
- a CDS encoding alpha/beta hydrolase, whose amino-acid sequence MRGWLMALPLLLFGHATWAAEAIRGEQALEIETRPGVSTAFYLTEPARPPVVAAILLAGGDGSVGVRPGETVDAPVAFGRGNFLVRTRGLLAGHGVLAMTMDAPSDQGRSLTAQFRLSQEHADDIAALAAWLKRRSGGLPVWLVGTSMGTLSAANVAVRLGAQVDGVILTSSITRGHRKYAYPADGVFGLGLGGVGVPAMVVAHSGDSCEVTPPGDAAGLLESLANSPRRRLLMVDGGAPARSAACQAMSPHGFFGREDEVVAAMAEFMTHTSPR is encoded by the coding sequence ATGCGTGGATGGCTGATGGCACTGCCGCTGTTGCTGTTTGGACACGCAACCTGGGCGGCTGAAGCCATCCGCGGCGAGCAGGCGCTGGAGATCGAAACCCGCCCGGGGGTGTCCACCGCCTTCTACCTGACCGAGCCGGCGCGCCCGCCCGTCGTCGCCGCCATCCTGCTGGCCGGCGGTGATGGCAGCGTCGGGGTACGTCCCGGCGAAACCGTGGACGCGCCCGTCGCCTTCGGGCGCGGCAATTTCCTGGTCCGGACCCGGGGGCTTCTCGCCGGTCACGGCGTCCTGGCGATGACCATGGACGCGCCGTCGGATCAGGGGCGCTCCCTGACGGCGCAATTCCGCCTTTCCCAGGAGCACGCCGACGACATCGCCGCCCTGGCCGCCTGGCTTAAGCGCCGGAGCGGCGGCCTGCCGGTCTGGCTGGTGGGCACCAGCATGGGGACGTTGTCGGCGGCCAACGTGGCGGTCCGGCTGGGCGCCCAGGTGGACGGCGTGATCCTCACCTCGTCCATCACCCGGGGGCACCGCAAATACGCCTATCCCGCCGACGGCGTGTTCGGCCTGGGATTGGGGGGCGTCGGCGTGCCGGCCATGGTCGTCGCCCATTCGGGCGATTCCTGCGAGGTCACGCCGCCCGGCGACGCCGCCGGGCTGCTGGAGAGTCTGGCCAACTCGCCCCGGCGACGGCTGCTGATGGTCGACGGCGGCGCCCCGGCGCGCTCGGCCGCCTGTCAGGCCATGTCGCCCCACGGCTTCTTCGGCCGCGAGGACGAGGTGGTCGCCGCCATGGCCGAATTCATGACCCACACCAGCCCGCGATGA
- a CDS encoding bacteriohemerythrin, which translates to MTVISWTEAMSVGNSALDKDHQKLIGMINDLDQSAPDFLELFNAVLDYTTGHFEREEAHLEAIGFPGLDAHRVQHDDFADQVAAMLKQYRTQAFEDDDTRLKDFLWSWLKGHILIEDQRYAAWTRAKGG; encoded by the coding sequence ATGACCGTCATCTCGTGGACCGAGGCCATGAGCGTGGGAAACTCCGCCCTGGACAAGGACCACCAGAAGCTGATCGGCATGATCAACGACCTCGACCAGTCGGCTCCCGACTTCCTGGAGCTGTTCAACGCGGTGCTGGACTACACCACCGGCCATTTCGAGCGTGAGGAGGCCCACCTGGAAGCCATCGGCTTTCCCGGTCTGGACGCCCACCGGGTCCAGCACGACGACTTCGCTGACCAGGTGGCGGCCATGCTGAAGCAGTACCGCACCCAGGCCTTCGAGGACGACGACACCCGGCTGAAGGACTTCCTGTGGTCGTGGCTGAAGGGCCACATCCTGATCGAGGACCAGCGCTACGCCGCCTGGACCCGGGCGAAGGGCGGTTGA
- the soxY gene encoding thiosulfate oxidation carrier protein SoxY has translation MPPVSLQRRALVLGLPVAGCALALAPGAAMASRAEADEAAARLLGGVRPQAGKVHLKLPEIADNGATVPFTVSVDHPMAPNNYVREIHILAHDNPAPQVASFHFTPTGKAEVSGRLRLARSQEVRAIALLSDGSAWETRREVKVTVGGCGG, from the coding sequence ATGCCCCCGGTTTCCCTCCAGCGCCGCGCCCTGGTTCTCGGATTGCCCGTGGCGGGCTGCGCCCTCGCCCTGGCCCCCGGCGCCGCCATGGCCAGCCGGGCCGAGGCGGACGAGGCGGCGGCGCGCCTGCTCGGCGGCGTCAGGCCCCAGGCGGGCAAGGTCCACCTGAAGCTTCCCGAGATCGCCGACAACGGCGCCACCGTGCCGTTCACCGTCTCGGTGGACCACCCCATGGCGCCGAACAATTACGTCAGGGAAATCCACATCCTGGCCCACGACAATCCCGCCCCCCAGGTGGCCAGCTTCCACTTCACCCCCACCGGCAAGGCGGAGGTGTCGGGACGGCTGCGTCTGGCCCGCAGCCAGGAGGTGCGCGCCATCGCACTCTTGTCCGACGGCAGCGCCTGGGAGACGCGGCGCGAGGTCAAGGTCACCGTCGGCGGCTGCGGAGGCTGA
- the soxZ gene encoding thiosulfate oxidation carrier complex protein SoxZ, whose protein sequence is MPTPKVKFPESAAKGEIIEIKTLIDHDMESGQRKDMNGVLLPRRIINRFTCALNGRIVFAADLHPGISANPGLSFFITAAESGALDFTWFDDDGSRYTLSRPLTVK, encoded by the coding sequence ATGCCCACCCCCAAGGTCAAATTCCCCGAAAGCGCCGCCAAGGGCGAGATCATCGAGATCAAGACCCTGATCGACCACGACATGGAATCGGGACAGCGCAAGGACATGAACGGCGTGCTGCTGCCGCGCCGGATCATCAACCGCTTCACCTGCGCGCTCAACGGCCGCATCGTGTTCGCGGCCGACCTTCATCCGGGCATCTCGGCCAATCCGGGATTGAGCTTCTTCATCACCGCAGCCGAAAGCGGCGCCCTGGACTTCACCTGGTTCGACGACGACGGCAGCCGCTACACCCTGTCGCGGCCGCTGACGGTGAAGTGA
- a CDS encoding ATP-binding protein, protein MAEGGKRTLTWLGGAQGHLFQVVMLGLIPCIFLGTLAVIVHLAESLSLQAAGAQIETLARMAAAIHDRGLESSREALAALATDPEDDECGNHYRHFLLAIEGHAGFMRTDASGQVKCSIGQGSDISWLAKGAHIERALETGSIATAPYHLLDDGRTALPIAYPILDWLGTPRGVVATARSLDHLARAVAPPILPEGARLLVLRKDGTILARVPALPEPAPQVTPVPELKDAAVRGASGSFIATAITGETSMFGIAPLGNLAPDTMVAVTVPVEMLGGAERQFLRMAVIAFAVAGTGAVLLLWFSSRRLLFAPLGRLAGAMRRVRSGDMNARTGGGLGEVGEMCATFDTMLGALNEREVWLKDSEDRFRATFEQAAVGMSHASPDRRFIRVNRRFAAMLGYEPEELIGRPTLDITHPDDRALGGDEIASMIRGECQSFAMEKRYIRKDGSIAWINLTLSALWREGRIEYLIGVTEDIERRKLAEAQMLAAKEQAESASRAKSDFLAGMSHELRTPLNAIIGFAETMYSQVLGPMPDRYREYAGDISASGRHLLSIITDILDLAKIEAGKMELDDRPMEVRPLVEAAIRLMRDRAAGLDLIADLPADLPQVMADERRIRQVLINLMANAVKFTPHGGTVRISATIPPHGGLELHVADSGIGMTGDEIAQAMEPFVQVDARIARRHEGTGLGLPMVVAIMEMHGGSVSIHSQPDQGTRVTVAFPPSRLFSAAAD, encoded by the coding sequence ATGGCGGAGGGGGGCAAACGGACCCTGACCTGGCTGGGCGGAGCGCAGGGCCACCTGTTCCAGGTGGTGATGCTCGGCCTCATCCCCTGCATTTTCCTCGGCACCCTGGCGGTGATCGTCCATCTGGCCGAATCCCTGTCGCTGCAGGCGGCGGGCGCCCAGATCGAGACCCTGGCGCGCATGGCCGCCGCCATCCACGACCGTGGGCTGGAAAGCTCGCGCGAGGCGCTGGCCGCCCTGGCCACCGACCCCGAGGATGACGAGTGCGGCAACCATTACCGCCACTTCCTGCTGGCCATCGAGGGGCATGCGGGTTTCATGCGTACCGACGCCTCGGGGCAGGTGAAGTGCAGCATCGGCCAGGGCTCCGACATTTCCTGGCTCGCCAAGGGCGCCCACATCGAGCGGGCCCTGGAAACGGGAAGCATCGCCACCGCCCCCTATCACTTGCTCGACGACGGCCGCACCGCCCTGCCCATCGCCTATCCCATCCTGGACTGGCTGGGCACGCCGCGCGGCGTGGTGGCCACCGCCCGTTCCCTGGACCACCTGGCCAGGGCAGTCGCCCCGCCCATCCTGCCCGAAGGAGCGCGCCTGCTGGTACTGCGAAAGGACGGGACGATCCTGGCCCGGGTGCCCGCCCTGCCCGAACCCGCGCCCCAGGTCACCCCGGTGCCGGAACTGAAGGACGCGGCGGTGCGGGGCGCCAGCGGCTCGTTCATCGCCACCGCCATCACCGGCGAGACGTCCATGTTCGGCATCGCGCCCTTGGGCAATCTGGCCCCCGATACCATGGTCGCGGTGACCGTCCCGGTGGAAATGCTGGGCGGGGCCGAGCGCCAGTTCCTGCGCATGGCGGTGATCGCCTTCGCCGTGGCGGGCACCGGCGCCGTCCTGCTGCTGTGGTTTTCCAGCCGCCGGCTGCTATTCGCCCCGCTCGGCCGGCTGGCCGGGGCCATGCGCCGGGTACGGAGCGGCGACATGAATGCCCGCACAGGCGGCGGCCTGGGCGAGGTGGGCGAGATGTGCGCCACCTTCGACACCATGCTGGGCGCGCTGAACGAGCGCGAGGTCTGGCTGAAGGACAGCGAGGACCGCTTCCGCGCCACCTTCGAGCAGGCCGCCGTCGGCATGAGCCACGCCAGTCCCGACCGCCGTTTCATCCGGGTCAACCGCCGCTTCGCCGCCATGCTGGGCTACGAGCCCGAGGAACTGATCGGCCGACCGACCCTGGACATCACCCACCCCGACGACCGGGCGCTGGGCGGGGACGAGATCGCCAGCATGATCCGCGGCGAGTGCCAGAGCTTCGCCATGGAAAAGCGCTACATCCGCAAGGACGGCTCCATCGCCTGGATCAACCTGACCCTGTCGGCCCTGTGGCGCGAGGGCCGCATCGAATACCTGATCGGCGTCACCGAGGATATCGAGCGGCGCAAGCTGGCCGAGGCCCAGATGCTGGCCGCCAAGGAACAGGCCGAAAGCGCCAGCCGCGCCAAAAGCGACTTCCTGGCCGGCATGAGCCATGAACTGCGCACGCCCTTGAACGCCATCATCGGCTTCGCCGAGACCATGTATTCCCAGGTCCTGGGCCCCATGCCCGACCGCTACCGGGAATATGCCGGCGACATCTCCGCCTCGGGCCGCCATCTGCTCAGCATCATCACCGACATCCTGGACCTGGCCAAGATCGAGGCCGGCAAGATGGAGCTGGACGACCGCCCCATGGAGGTCCGTCCGCTGGTCGAGGCCGCCATCCGCCTGATGCGCGACCGCGCCGCCGGATTGGACCTGATCGCCGACCTTCCCGCCGACCTGCCGCAGGTCATGGCGGACGAGCGGCGCATCCGGCAGGTGCTGATCAATCTCATGGCCAATGCCGTCAAGTTCACCCCCCATGGCGGAACGGTGAGGATCTCCGCCACAATCCCGCCGCACGGGGGGCTTGAACTGCATGTGGCCGACAGCGGCATCGGCATGACCGGCGACGAAATCGCCCAGGCCATGGAGCCCTTCGTCCAGGTGGACGCCCGCATCGCCCGGCGTCACGAGGGAACCGGCCTGGGACTGCCCATGGTGGTGGCCATCATGGAGATGCACGGCGGCTCGGTCAGCATCCACAGCCAGCCCGATCAGGGCACCCGGGTGACGGTCGCCTTCCCCCCGTCCCGCCTGTTCAGCGCGGCGGCGGACTGA
- a CDS encoding CBS domain-containing protein yields MSVESILKTKGNVVFTIRPEHSVADAAALLTNKKVGVAVVCDAKGKLQGVLSERDIVKGLSQYGKAALEMPVRNVMSSPVVTCSPGDSVKTIMGVMTERRIRHLPVVEKDELIGIVSIGDAVNFRLTEAQMEMNVLRDVAATR; encoded by the coding sequence ATGTCCGTTGAATCCATCCTGAAGACCAAGGGCAACGTCGTCTTCACCATCCGCCCCGAGCATTCGGTGGCCGACGCCGCCGCGCTGCTGACCAACAAGAAGGTCGGCGTGGCCGTGGTCTGCGACGCCAAGGGCAAGCTGCAGGGCGTGCTGTCCGAGCGCGACATCGTCAAGGGCCTGTCCCAGTACGGCAAGGCCGCCCTGGAAATGCCGGTGCGCAACGTCATGTCCAGCCCGGTGGTCACCTGCTCGCCCGGCGACAGCGTCAAGACCATCATGGGCGTGATGACCGAACGCCGCATCCGCCACCTGCCGGTGGTGGAAAAGGACGAGCTGATCGGCATCGTCTCCATCGGCGACGCGGTCAACTTCCGCCTGACCGAGGCCCAGATGGAGATGAACGTGCTGCGCGACGTCGCCGCCACGCGCTGA
- a CDS encoding phasin family protein → MTIKIDGFEKFVALGKENADAFAKSGAATVKAFEEIAKAQQALIAENVKKADAAVKALFSVKSPAELADLQGKLAREALEGAIADGRKLAELSTTALTAAVEPIQARFAALTKVAA, encoded by the coding sequence ATGACCATCAAGATCGACGGTTTCGAGAAGTTCGTCGCCCTGGGCAAGGAAAACGCCGACGCTTTCGCCAAGTCCGGCGCCGCCACCGTCAAGGCTTTCGAAGAGATCGCCAAGGCCCAGCAGGCCCTGATCGCCGAGAACGTCAAGAAGGCCGACGCCGCCGTCAAGGCGCTGTTCTCCGTCAAGAGCCCGGCCGAGCTGGCCGATCTGCAGGGCAAGCTGGCCCGCGAGGCCCTCGAGGGCGCCATCGCCGACGGCCGCAAGCTGGCCGAGCTGTCGACCACTGCGCTGACCGCCGCGGTCGAGCCGATCCAGGCCCGTTTCGCCGCGCTGACCAAGGTTGCCGCCTAA
- a CDS encoding MoxR family ATPase, whose product MSFKGTDSYVATEDLLVAVNAALRLERPLLIKGEPGTGKTVLAAEVAKSLGRPLLQWHIKSTTKAQQGLYEYDAVARLRDSQLGDARVHDISNYIVRGKLWEAFEAPTPPVLLIDEIDKADIEFPNDLLLELDRMEFHVYETKQVVKAAQRPMVIITSNNEKELPDAFLRRCFFHYIRFPDRETMERIVAVHYPGIKPALLHEALTAFFDIREVAGLKKKPSTSELLDWIKLLLSEDLSPEDLRAKDKASLIPKLHGALLKNEQDVHLFERLAFLNRREGR is encoded by the coding sequence ATGTCGTTCAAGGGTACCGATAGCTATGTGGCGACCGAAGACCTGCTGGTCGCCGTCAACGCGGCGTTGCGTCTGGAACGCCCCCTGCTGATCAAGGGCGAGCCGGGCACCGGCAAGACCGTGCTGGCCGCCGAGGTGGCCAAGTCGCTGGGCCGTCCGCTGCTGCAATGGCACATCAAGTCCACCACCAAGGCGCAGCAGGGCCTGTATGAATACGACGCGGTGGCGCGCCTCAGGGATTCCCAGCTGGGCGATGCCCGCGTCCACGACATCTCCAACTACATCGTCAGGGGCAAGCTGTGGGAGGCGTTCGAGGCCCCCACCCCGCCGGTGCTGCTGATCGACGAGATCGACAAGGCCGACATCGAGTTCCCCAACGACCTGCTGCTGGAACTCGACCGCATGGAGTTCCATGTCTACGAGACCAAGCAGGTGGTCAAGGCGGCGCAGCGTCCCATGGTGATCATCACCTCGAACAACGAGAAGGAGCTGCCCGACGCCTTCCTGCGCCGCTGCTTCTTCCACTACATCCGCTTCCCCGACCGCGAGACCATGGAACGCATCGTCGCCGTGCATTACCCCGGCATCAAGCCGGCCCTGCTGCACGAGGCGCTGACCGCGTTCTTCGACATCCGCGAGGTGGCGGGGCTGAAGAAGAAGCCGTCCACCTCGGAGCTGCTGGACTGGATCAAGCTGCTGCTGTCCGAGGATTTGTCGCCGGAAGACCTGCGGGCCAAGGACAAGGCCTCGCTGATTCCCAAGCTGCACGGCGCGCTTTTGAAGAACGAGCAGGACGTCCACCTGTTCGAGCGCCTGGCCTTCCTCAATCGGCGGGAGGGACGCTGA
- a CDS encoding VWA domain-containing protein, whose amino-acid sequence MFLTLFLELRDAKVPVTLKEYLTLLEALAEGVAEMSVDTFYYLTRACLVKDERNLDKFDRVFGRVFNGIVGSGDELAAALKAAIPEEWLRKLAEKHLTPEEMEQIQSAGGFEKLMETLRKRLEEQKERHQGGSKWIGTAGTSPFGAYGYNPEGVRIGQNESRHRRAVKVWDERVYRNLDDGIELGTRNFRMALRRLRRFAREGAATELDLPGTITSTARAGGWLDLKMRPERHNKVKLLLLLDIGGSMDEHVRTCEELFSAVRSEFKHLEYYYFHNCPYGGLWKDNRRRHQDVTHTLDVIHTYPSDYKLIFVGDAAMSPYEITMPGGAVEEWNEEPGHVWMRRLLDQWPSAVWLNPAPPARWQWTHSTQMIQQLMGGRMHPLTLEGLDQAMRDLNRGTPHP is encoded by the coding sequence ATGTTCCTGACCCTGTTCCTCGAACTGCGCGACGCCAAGGTGCCGGTCACCTTGAAGGAATACCTCACCCTGCTCGAGGCCCTGGCCGAGGGCGTCGCCGAGATGAGCGTCGACACCTTCTACTACCTGACCCGGGCCTGCCTGGTGAAGGACGAGCGCAACCTGGACAAGTTCGACCGGGTGTTCGGCCGCGTCTTCAACGGTATCGTCGGATCGGGCGACGAGCTGGCCGCCGCGCTCAAAGCCGCCATCCCCGAGGAATGGCTGCGTAAGCTGGCGGAAAAGCACCTGACGCCGGAAGAGATGGAGCAAATCCAGTCGGCGGGCGGCTTCGAAAAGCTGATGGAGACGTTGCGCAAGCGCCTGGAGGAGCAGAAGGAGCGCCACCAGGGCGGCTCCAAGTGGATCGGCACCGCCGGCACCTCGCCCTTCGGCGCCTACGGCTACAACCCCGAGGGCGTGCGCATCGGCCAGAACGAATCCCGGCACCGCCGCGCGGTCAAGGTGTGGGACGAGCGGGTCTACCGCAATCTCGACGACGGCATCGAACTGGGCACGCGGAACTTCCGCATGGCCCTGCGACGGCTGCGCCGCTTCGCCCGCGAGGGCGCCGCCACCGAACTGGACCTGCCCGGCACCATCACCTCGACGGCGCGGGCCGGCGGCTGGCTCGACCTCAAGATGCGGCCCGAGCGCCACAACAAGGTCAAGCTGCTGCTGCTGCTCGACATCGGCGGCTCCATGGACGAGCACGTGCGCACCTGCGAGGAGCTGTTCTCGGCGGTGCGCTCCGAGTTCAAGCACCTGGAGTACTACTACTTCCACAACTGCCCCTATGGCGGGCTGTGGAAGGACAACCGCCGCCGCCACCAGGACGTCACCCACACGCTGGACGTCATCCATACCTACCCGTCGGACTACAAACTGATCTTCGTCGGCGACGCCGCCATGAGCCCCTACGAGATCACCATGCCGGGCGGCGCCGTGGAGGAATGGAACGAGGAGCCCGGCCATGTGTGGATGCGCCGCCTGCTCGACCAGTGGCCCAGTGCCGTCTGGCTCAATCCGGCCCCCCCGGCGCGCTGGCAGTGGACCCATTCCACCCAGATGATCCAGCAGCTGATGGGCGGGCGCATGCATCCCCTGACGCTGGAGGGCCTGGACCAGGCCATGCGCGATCTCAATCGGGGCACGCCCCATCCGTAA
- a CDS encoding extracellular solute-binding protein produces the protein MRARALLLAVLLLVAATGAMASELRVLTRSSYLSPELLRKFERETGISVALTVVADHDQVSSRLQGGRSGFDIAFFPDYHVGGLIGGGLIERVLADRLNGFWNVEDPWRSRSFDPRNEYTIPHQWGTTAFAVDTSIHRGDIDSLRLLFEPPPEVDGRIALLDEGDMVQLALIYAGEARCADDEGKLEKAARLLEPLLARNRLVPAEKAMAALADPSIVLAVSWNGDAMRAREKRPSLAYAYPREGNLVWTDVVVVPKNPPNRANAMKFLTFMLKPENAALDSNFNGYANMIRGSEKFLAPTVLGAPEMVAPWPAKVGFLPSCPDVIQRRHEAVWAEIKARARPSSARR, from the coding sequence ATGCGAGCCCGGGCGCTCCTGCTCGCCGTTCTGCTCCTGGTGGCGGCCACCGGGGCCATGGCCAGCGAGTTGCGGGTTCTGACCCGGTCGTCCTATCTGTCGCCCGAATTGCTGCGCAAGTTCGAACGCGAAACCGGAATCAGCGTGGCGCTCACCGTGGTGGCCGACCACGATCAGGTGAGCAGCCGCCTGCAGGGCGGCCGCTCGGGCTTCGACATCGCCTTCTTTCCCGATTACCACGTGGGCGGGCTGATCGGGGGCGGGCTGATCGAGCGGGTGCTGGCCGACCGCCTGAACGGCTTCTGGAACGTCGAGGACCCCTGGCGGTCGCGCTCGTTCGATCCGCGCAACGAGTACACCATTCCCCATCAGTGGGGGACCACCGCCTTCGCGGTGGACACCTCCATCCATCGCGGCGACATCGATTCGCTGCGTCTGCTGTTCGAGCCGCCGCCCGAGGTGGACGGCCGCATCGCCCTGCTGGACGAGGGCGACATGGTCCAGCTGGCGCTGATCTATGCGGGCGAGGCGCGCTGCGCCGACGACGAGGGCAAGCTGGAAAAGGCCGCCCGCCTGCTCGAGCCGCTGCTGGCCCGCAACCGGCTGGTGCCCGCCGAGAAGGCGATGGCGGCCCTGGCGGACCCATCCATCGTGCTAGCGGTGTCATGGAACGGCGACGCCATGCGGGCGCGGGAAAAGCGCCCCAGCCTGGCCTATGCCTATCCGCGCGAAGGCAATCTGGTGTGGACCGACGTGGTGGTGGTGCCGAAAAATCCTCCCAACCGCGCCAACGCCATGAAGTTCCTGACCTTCATGCTGAAGCCCGAGAACGCCGCCCTGGATTCGAATTTCAACGGCTATGCCAACATGATCCGCGGCAGCGAGAAATTCCTGGCGCCGACCGTGCTCGGCGCGCCCGAAATGGTGGCGCCCTGGCCGGCCAAGGTGGGGTTCCTGCCGTCCTGCCCGGACGTGATCCAGCGCCGGCACGAAGCCGTCTGGGCGGAGATCAAGGCGCGGGCGCGTCCGTCTTCCGCCCGGCGGTGA